The Streptomyces sp. TLI_105 DNA segment CGCCGACCCCGACACCCTGGCCCGCACCGACATCTCCGACCGGGCGCTCGCCGCGCTGCGGACGAGCCGCGTCCGCGAGGTCGTCGTGCTCGGACGCCGCGGACCGGCCGAGGCCGCGTTCACCCTGCCGGAACTGCTCGCCCTCGCCGCGCTCGACGGCGTCGACGTCCTCGTCCAGGGCTGGCCGGCCGACGTGCCCCCGGATGCCACGCCCAAGATCGCCGTGCTCGCCGAGCTGGCCGCCCGGACCCCCGTGGCGGGCCGCCGCCGCATCGTCCTGCGCTTCCGGACCCGCCCGACCCGGATCCTCGGCGACGACCGGGTGACCGGTCTGACCGTCGAGACGGCCGGGGCCGTGGAGAGCATCGAGGCCTCGCTCGTCCTGCGCGCGATCGGCTACCGCGCGCGGCCCGTGCCCGGCCTCCCGTTCGACGAGACGACCGGCACGGTGCCCCACGAGAGGGGCAGGGTCCGCCCCGGCGTGTACGTGGCCGGCTGGATCAAGCGCGGCCCCCAGGGGTTCATCGGCACCAACAAGTCCTGCGCCCAGGAGACCGTCTCCGCGCTCCTCGACGACCTCGAAGCCGGCCTGCTCACCGCCCCCACCGGCGGGGACCCGGCGTCCGGCGGGCACCCGGAGGCCGTCGGCCTCGACGGCTGGCGGGCGATCGACGAGGGCGAGCGCGCGGCGGGCCGCCGCCAGGGACGCCCCCGCGTGAAGCTCGTCGACAGGGAGGAGCTGCTCGCCACCGCACGCTCCGCGTCGGGCCGCCCGCCCGCTTCCTCCTGACCTAGCGTCGGGTCGACCCCCTCGGGCGGAAGCGGGCCTGGGTGAGGCGGGGGGAGGCGGCGGGGCGGCCGGCGATGAGGGACTGGAGGATGTCGAGGAGGGCCGCCGAGCTGTCGACCGGGTTCAGTTCGAGCGCGGAGGCGGGTCACGGAGCCCGCCGCCGAACGGGTCACGGTCTGAAAGACACCCCCTACGAGCGGAGGAAGGCGCGGACTCCCCGGGAGACCGCGTCGTCTCCCAGCAGCGCGTTGTGGTCGAGGCAGCCGGCGCCCTCGTTGACGGCGCCGGCCAGCGGCACGCTGCTGTCGGGGTTGATGACCTCGTCGCAGTTCGACCACCAGGTGGCGTAGCGCACGGCCCCGGGCGTCTCGTCGCCCTCCGCGAGCTTCTTCTGCACGTAGGAGCCCGGCGTCATGTCGCGGCAGGCCTGGTCCCACAGCGCGCACGCCCACGCCGTACCGGTGCCGTGGTTGGGGCCCGCGAGGGAGACCCAGTGGGCGACGGAGGACTGGCCGGCGGCGTCGAACTTCACGTACCAGCGGGTGACGAGGCTGCCGAAGGAGTGGGCGACGAGATCGACCCGGGCGGCCCCGGTCTGCCGCCTGACGCCCTCGACGTACGCGGCGAGTTCGCCGGACAGGACCTCGTTGACGGACCGGTGCGTGTCGTAGCCGAAGGAGAACAGCTCGGCGTCGGTGTACCCGTCGGCCTTGAAGTCCGCGCGCAGTCCGCCCCATACGCCCGGGTCGGCGTTGTACCCGTGGACGAACACGACGGGGGTACGGGCGGAGGAACCGGGCGCGGGCGTCTCGGCCCGGACGGGCGCCGTCGGCAGGAGCAGGGACGCGAGGACGGCGAGCAGCGGAGCGGCGATCCGGCCACGGAGTCTCAACACGCTTTCCCCCAAGACGAGTTACGCGCGGTTAGTCAGGAGCATGGTGGGGGCTGAAGGGGCGGATGAACAGCCCCGTGCGCGGCTTCGTCGGCCCTGGTGGGGAACTGATGTCGCCCTAGGGCTTGTCAGTGCAATTTCACATTACTATGTTACAGCGCACACGGTTCGATGAACGTCCGTCATACGCCGTGCGAACCAGACCAGTTCGCCCACGCATCTCCGAACCGACCCCCCTCACCAGCAGGAGTCCTGTTGTCCCTCCACCGACGCGTGCGCTCTTCCCTGCTCGCCTCCGCCGTCACGGTCACCCTCCTCGCCTCCGCAGGCCAGGCCGGCGCCTCCGCCGCGGGCGCGGACGACCGACCCGCCCCGGCCCCCGCGCTCGGCGCACCGGGCCCGCAGGCGCGGCCGGCGGCCAACCCCTTCGACGAGGTCGAGCACCGGGCCTCCGCCCCGCGCACCACCTTCGGGCCCGCCCCCGCCCCCGGCGGCCACGCCACGGGCCGCGTCCCCGGCCGGGCACCGGCCGCCGCCCCCCCGCGCTCGCTCGCCGCGGCCGCCCCCGGCACCACCGCCGCCGGCGTCCCCTGCACCCTCGACGGGATCACCGGCCTCGCCCCGGAGCGGTTCGCCGACTTCCTCGCCGACCCGGCGGTCACCGCCGACGGCTGTCTCCGCGGCCTCATATGGACCTGGGACGCCCGGCTCGCCCCCGTGATGTCCGACGCCCACGTCCAGGCCGTCGCCCGCCGCATATCGAGCCTGTCCGCCGCCCACGACGGACGGAACACCTCCCACCTGGAGGAGATGTTCACGTACCTGCACGCCGTCGCGTACCACGACTACTCGCGCGACGAGATCGACACCACCGACGCCCCGACCGTGGACGCCGTCCGCCGGGCCGTCGCCGACTTCGGTGCCGCCGCGCACACCTTCGACGTCACGAAGAGCAACGCGAACACCCTCCGCGAAGCGCTCTACGCGGCGAGCGCGCCCGGCCTGCGCCAGCACCAACTCGGCCTGATCAAGCGGGTCCTGGCCACCATGGACCCCTCGCACCCCGCCACGAACCCCGACCCGGCCTGGGCCGGCGCCGCACTCGCCGCCCTCTCCGTCAACTACCTCGGCGTCTACCCGGGCAACCAGGACGGCGCCTTCCACGCCGCCGTCGCCGCCGACCCGGCCTACCGCGCGACCTTCAAGGCCTTCGCGGGCTACGGCCACCTGAAGGGCACCGCCAACGCCTGGGTCGCCCGCGACGCCCTCGGCGAGTACGGCCGCTTCGGCCAGGTCGACGGCCTCAGGGACGGCGTCGTCGCCGACCTCGGCGCCACCCTCACCACCGTCGTCGACACCTTCGGCCGCGGCAGCGAGCAGTGGGCGAAGGTCGTCTCCTGGCTCAACACCTACGAGGCCTGCAAGCCGTACGGCGTGTGCAAGGAGGACATCGAGAAGCAGCTCTTCCCGTACACGTACACCTACGACAACGGCGCCATCAAGGTCCGCACCGCCCTCGACCGGGCCACCGTCGACCAGCTCTACTACGCGAGCAAGCAGGTCAAGGCGCAGTACCACCGCGTCCTCGGCACCGACCGGCCGCTCGCCGGCGACACCAACGCCACGCTGAACATCGTCCTCTACGCCTCCCGCGCGGACTACGAGAACTACCACCCCATCCTCACCGGCATGGGCACCAACAACGGCGGCATCTACATCGAGCGCGGCGCGACCTTCTACACGTACCAGCGGCGCGTCCCCCAGGACTCCTCGCTGACGCTGGAGGAGCTCTTCCGCCACGAGTACACCCACTACCTCAACGGCCGCTGGGCCGTCCCCGGCCTCTTCGGCGAGGGCCCCTGGTACCAGGGCGACCGCACCACCGCCATGGACGAGGGCACGGCCGAGTTCTTCGACGGAGCCACCCGCGACAACGGCATCGCCGTCCGCAAGTCCCTCGTCCGCGGAATCATCAACGACACCGCCGGCGGCGGCCCCCGGATGAACCTGCGCCAGATCCTCAACGCCACCTACGACGGCGACGGCTTCCGCTTCTACAACTACGCGGGCACGTTCTTCGAGTTCCTCTGGACCGAGAAGCCCTCGCTGCTCCGCGAGATGTACACCCACCTGCGGGCGAACGACGTGGCGGCGTACGACGCCTGGCGCGCCCGGATGGGCTCCGACGCGAACCTCCAGCGCGCCTACGACCGCTTCCTCGACGCGCAGATCGCCAAGGTCGACCAGCTGTACGTCCCGAACACCACGTACACGCCCAACGCCCAGCTCCGCGACGCGGACCTCGCGTCCGTGAGGTCGGCCTTCGCCACCGCCACGTACAACACCCCCGACTGCGTGGAGAACGGCGAACCCGGCA contains these protein-coding regions:
- a CDS encoding FAD-dependent oxidoreductase yields the protein MPYVVTRSCCADASCVLACPVNCIHPAPGEPGFGQTEMLYVDPRTCVDCGACTSACPVDALKPHTGLTPAELPFLELNRAYYDAHPHEDRTPMALVPAQRRTSAAELWVAVVGAGPAGLFAADELLRYPGVTVTVHDRLPTPYGLARAGVAPDHQDTKQVARLFRTVESQPGFSYRLNTEIGRDLHHEDLVRDHHAVIYAVGAATDRRLGIDGEDLPGSASATDFVAWYNGHPDHSATPYALDGERAVVIGNGNVALDVARVLTADPDTLARTDISDRALAALRTSRVREVVVLGRRGPAEAAFTLPELLALAALDGVDVLVQGWPADVPPDATPKIAVLAELAARTPVAGRRRIVLRFRTRPTRILGDDRVTGLTVETAGAVESIEASLVLRAIGYRARPVPGLPFDETTGTVPHERGRVRPGVYVAGWIKRGPQGFIGTNKSCAQETVSALLDDLEAGLLTAPTGGDPASGGHPEAVGLDGWRAIDEGERAAGRRQGRPRVKLVDREELLATARSASGRPPASS
- a CDS encoding triacylglycerol lipase, translating into MLRLRGRIAAPLLAVLASLLLPTAPVRAETPAPGSSARTPVVFVHGYNADPGVWGGLRADFKADGYTDAELFSFGYDTHRSVNEVLSGELAAYVEGVRRQTGAARVDLVAHSFGSLVTRWYVKFDAAGQSSVAHWVSLAGPNHGTGTAWACALWDQACRDMTPGSYVQKKLAEGDETPGAVRYATWWSNCDEVINPDSSVPLAGAVNEGAGCLDHNALLGDDAVSRGVRAFLRS
- a CDS encoding collagenase, which produces MSLHRRVRSSLLASAVTVTLLASAGQAGASAAGADDRPAPAPALGAPGPQARPAANPFDEVEHRASAPRTTFGPAPAPGGHATGRVPGRAPAAAPPRSLAAAAPGTTAAGVPCTLDGITGLAPERFADFLADPAVTADGCLRGLIWTWDARLAPVMSDAHVQAVARRISSLSAAHDGRNTSHLEEMFTYLHAVAYHDYSRDEIDTTDAPTVDAVRRAVADFGAAAHTFDVTKSNANTLREALYAASAPGLRQHQLGLIKRVLATMDPSHPATNPDPAWAGAALAALSVNYLGVYPGNQDGAFHAAVAADPAYRATFKAFAGYGHLKGTANAWVARDALGEYGRFGQVDGLRDGVVADLGATLTTVVDTFGRGSEQWAKVVSWLNTYEACKPYGVCKEDIEKQLFPYTYTYDNGAIKVRTALDRATVDQLYYASKQVKAQYHRVLGTDRPLAGDTNATLNIVLYASRADYENYHPILTGMGTNNGGIYIERGATFYTYQRRVPQDSSLTLEELFRHEYTHYLNGRWAVPGLFGEGPWYQGDRTTAMDEGTAEFFDGATRDNGIAVRKSLVRGIINDTAGGGPRMNLRQILNATYDGDGFRFYNYAGTFFEFLWTEKPSLLREMYTHLRANDVAAYDAWRARMGSDANLQRAYDRFLDAQIAKVDQLYVPNTTYTPNAQLRDADLASVRSAFATATYNTPDCVENGEPGKRRFLCTGRITANLSNWASEDQNFKDMSETVDYFILDRAGAASNNLADMNCSFGPVEIWSTKVAATSSYSCEGPLRS